The following DNA comes from Streptomyces pristinaespiralis.
CGCCCGCGAGGTCGTGGAGCCCGGCACCCCCGGGCTCGCTGCCGTTGTGGACGCCTTCGGCCCGGAGGTGCTGACCGACGACGGCGGCCTGGACCGTCCGAAGCTCGGCTCGATCGTCTTCGCCGACCCGGAGCGCCTCGCCACCCTGAACAGCATCGTGCACCCCTTGGTCGGTGCCCGCTCCCGCGAACTGGAGCAGGCGGCCGGCCCGGACGACGTGGTCGTCCACGACGTGCCACTCCTCACGGAGAACAAGCTCCAGTCCCTCTACGACCTGGTCGTCGTGGTGGACGCGTCGCAGGACACCCAGCTGGACCGGCTCGTACGGCTTCGCGGGATGGCGGAGAGCGAGGCGCGCTCGAGGATGGCGGCGCAGGCCACGCGCGAGGAACGGCTGGCCATCGCCGATCTCGTCATCGACAACGACGGACCGTTGGAGAAACTGGAGCCGCAGGTACGCGAGGTGTGGCAGGAGCTGACCCGCCGCGCCGCCTCGGGCCGGGCGCAGGGCTGACCACCGCGCGGCGTGCGGGGCGGCCGGAATAGCGCCGAACCGCCCTGTGTTGGAGCGGACGAGTCAGGGGAAGGATGCGAGCGTGTCGAACAGCAACCCGGAAACGCATGTCATCGACTATCGCGCTGCCGAGCAGCTGCTGGCCGCGCGGGACCCGCGCGGGGCCGTCAAGCTGCTCGACTCGGTGATCGCGGCCCACCCGGAGAACACGGCGGCCCGTCTGCTGCGCGCACGAGCTTTCTTCCTCGGCGCCCAACTGCGTCCGGCGGAGCTCGAATTCGAGCTCGTCCTCGAGCGTGAGCCGGACAACGCGTATGCCCACTTCGCCCTCGCCCGGACCTTCGAGCGGGCGGGCAAGCCGGAGCAGGCCAAGCGTCACTTCCGGCTGGCGGCGGCCCTCGACCCGAACCCCGAGTATCTGAAGGCCGCGCGCTTCGAAACCGAGTGACGGGGACGGGGACCGGCACCGTCAGGAACGGGACCGACGCCGTCAGGAACGGGCTCGTCGGGAACGGGACGGAGAGCGATCCCGGCCGCTCAGCGGCGGTCGGGATCGTAGGGTGGATCGTACGGCGGGATGTCGCGACCCGGCTGGTAGTGGGGCCCCTGCCGGATGTGCCGCACGACCATGATCAGATCGACGGCCACGACGAGGAAGAGCACCCCGCACGCGATGGCCCAGCCTGTGCGCCCCACCCACGCGAAGGCGATCGTGCCGCCGACCGTCCAGATGAGCCCCCACATGCCGAGCCAGAAGCGCATCCGCAGAGGACTGCGCGCGGTGACGGGTTCGCTCCCAGTACGCATCGGCATCACGTCTCCCTCTCCCAGGATGCACCTGCCGTCATGCCTGCCCCTTCCCTCGCCGATTTCCGCGCCCCTCGGTCAGCGGCGATGACTTTTCGTGGCCACTGCGGTCTGACTGTGTGAAAGCGCTACCGGAAACCGGAAGCGCCGACGCGTCCCCACCACCTCTCGCCCGAGGAGACAGTCATGTCCACCGGCACTCCCAGCACGTCCGCCGCCTCCCTCCCGTCCGCTTCCGCCGCTTCCGCCGCTTCCGCCGCTTCCGCCGCTTCCGTCGGTACGGCGGCCGCAGCAGGCCCGGATAGGCGCACCCACCTCGCCGTACGCACGCTGCAGATCGTGCTCGCGCTCTTCTTCGCGGTGGCGAGCGCCGGCCCCAAGCTCGTGGGGCATTCCTCCGCGGCGGAATCGTTCGACAGAATCGGCTACGGCGACTGGTACATGTACCTGGTGGGCGGACTGGAACTGGCCGGCGCGGTGGCCCTGGTGATCCCGATCCTGTCCGGGATCTCGGCCCTTGCCCTGATGGGACTGATGATCGGCGCCTTTGCCACTCAGCTGACCGTGTTCGACGGGAAGAACGCCCTCACACCGGTCATCTTCTTCGCGCTGCTCGCCGTCGTCGCGGTTGTCCGCCGCCGTCACAACGCCGAACTCGTCGCCTTCGTGCGCGATCGCGTCTGAGGGTGGCACGGCCGGCGGCGGCCACGCCAGGGCCCCGGAGACGGGCGCCGGGCGTGGCCGCGCCGCAGTCACGGCAGCGGCCCCGGCGGCGGAGCGGGTCGGCAGCGGTCCCGGCGGTGGAGAGGGTCGGGTGCGGGAGGGTCGGACGGGCGAGAGGGATGCGCGAGGGGTGGATATCGCCCTACAGGGCATAACGGTCATACCGTGGTATTCGATGACCGCCCCGGACGACGAGGGGGTGCCCCGATGATCGAGGAGCTGGCGGTGGCCGGCGTGACAGTGGCGACGGGGCTCGTGGCCTACGCGATGGCCGCAGCGCGGGTCGTCAAGCAGTACGAGCGTGGTGTGGTCTTCCGGCTGGGGCGTCTGCACGGCGACGTGAGGCGCCCGGGATTCACCATGATCGTTCCGGCGGTCGACCGGATACGCAAGGTCAACATGCAGATAGTGACCATGCCCGTGCCGGCCCAGGAAGGCATCACCCGGGACAACGTCACGGTCCGCGTCGACGCGGTCGTCTACTTCCGGGTGATCGACGCGGCCAACGCGGTCATCGAGGTCGAGGACTACCGCTTCGCCGTCTCCCAGATGGCACAGACCTCGCTGCGTTCCATCATCGGCAAGAGTGACCTGGACGATCTGCTCTCCAACCGCGAGAAGCTCAACCAGGGTCTCGAGCTGATGATCGACAGCCCTGCGGTCGGCTGGGGCGTCCAGATCGACCGTGTCGAGATCAAGGACGTCTCGCTGCCCGAGACCATGAAGCGTTCGATGGCACGTCAGGCCGAGGCGGACCGGGAGCGGAGGGCCCGCGTCATCAACGCGGACGCCGAACTCCAGGCGTCGAAGAAGCTGGCTCAGGCGGCGGGCGAGATGTCCAAGCAGCCCGCGGCGCTCCAGCTCCGGCTGCTGCAGACGGTGGTGGCGGTGGCGGCGGAGAAGAATTCCACGCTGGTGCTGCCGTTCCCCGTGGAGCTGCTGCGGTTCCTGGAACGGGCCGCGCCACAGCCGGGCGAACCGGCCGAGCAGGGCCGGCAGGGCGAGGTGGCCGGCGCGGACGCTGCGCCTTCGCCCGAGGTGGAGGCCGCGGCGGGTGAAGCCGGTCTGCCCTTGGCGGCCGGAATCGGGGAGGACGCCGCTGCGGCGGGTTCGCTGCCGGCCGACGAAGTCCCGCCGATGGTGACCGGAGGCGGTGAGGACGCTGTGGAGGAGGATGCTTCGCCGACCGGTTCCTCGCGGGTCGGCGACGTGCCGCCCATGGTGGCGGGACCGGGCGCGGTCTCCTGAGCCGCCGCCCGGGCGACCGCCGCCGAGCGGTGCCTCCATCTTGTTTCCTGTCCTGCGCCGACCAGGGCCGTCGGGCTCTGCGTTTGCCTCGTGGCGCACCGGCCTCGGCCCGCGCCCGCTGTGCGTTTGCCTCGTGGCGCACCGGCCTCGGCCCGCGCCCGCTGTGCGTTTGCCTCGTGGCGCACCGGCCTCGGCCCGCGCCCGCTCTGCGTATGCCGCACGGCGCACCGGCCTGTGCCCGCGCCCCTCAGCGTCGCGCCCGAGCCGGACACGGATCCGACTCGGTGCGCCGCCCAGACGTGGCTCCGCTTCGGCGGCCGGATCCCGCGGCCCGCCTCTGCGACCCGGACACAGGGAGAGAAAGGCCAGGTCACGGCCGCGTCGCATCGACTGTCGGACCCCGGCCGTAAGGTCGTTCATGCGCAGTCGGCAGTCGGCACTCTCGGGAGAGGAGGGACGCGGTGACCTCGGTCATGAGCTCGGACACCAGGGCGGTCACGGATACGGGCACGGCAGCCCTCCGCGCCGTTGCAGCCGTCTTCCTGCCCGCCGCGCTGCCGCGCGAGGGCCGTGTCGCGTTCTGGGACCCGCGGGGCCGGGCACTGCCCGGAGCGGACAGCGAGATCACGGTCGTCCGCCCGGACGAGGGCGACACGGACGGCGCCGACGTCCGCAGCGCCACCGTTCCCGCCGTCGTCATGACCGTCGCGGACGCCGCCCCGCTGCTGATCGCCGCCCGGCACGACCCGGCCGCCCACCCGGCTGCCGCCTGCTGGGGCGCGGCCGTGCTGCATGCCCTCCACCTCGTCGCCCGGGGCAGGCTGCTGCCGGGACTCACCTCCTCCGACCACGACGCCTGGCGTGCCGGGCCGCTGGACGCCGACGACATCGCGCAGCTCAGGGCCATCGCCGCCGCCATGCCGTACGAGGCGCACGCCGTCCCCGCCGACGGCCCGCCACCGCTGCGGCTGCCCGAGCCCGAGGCTCTGGTGCGGGCCCTCTTCGATGCCGTTGCCGACAGCCTCCCGCGCACGCCGGCCGCCGAGTTCGCGGCGGGCGCGCCGTTCGCGGCGGCCGCGCCGCAGCATCTGCCCGGTGCGCGCGAGTGGGCCGCCGAGGCAGCCGCCGGGATGGACGCGGGCGTCCGGGTCTCCCTGCGTCTCGACCTGTCCGCCTACGAGTTCTTCGACACCACCCCGGACGGCGGCGCCGCCGAGCGCAACGCGGCGGCCGCTCTCGTCCAGGTGCACAGCCTCGCCGACCCGACTCTCGTCATGGACGCGGCAAGGCTTTGGGCGGGGGCGGGCGACGAGCACTTCGGGCCGCGGGCCAGGATCGACACCGTGCTGGCGCTGCGCCGCGCAGCCCGTGCCTGGCAGCCGCTCGCCCGGCTGCTGGAACGGGACGTGCCGGACGTGCTGCCGCTGAGGGAGGACGAGCTGTACGAGTTGCTCGGCCCCGGCGCGGCCCGCCTGGATGCGGCGGGGGTGGCCGTGCACTGGCCGAAAGAGCTCGCGCGCACGCTCACGGCCGCTGCCGTCGTGCGCTCCGCGCCCGGCTCCGCCACCGACGGCACCCCCTTCTTCGACAGCGAGCAACTGCTCACCTTCGACTGGCAGCTGGCGCTCGAGGGCGATCCGTTGACGGAGCGCGAGATGGACGCGCTGGCCGAGTCGCACCGCCCCATCGTGCGGCTGCGTGACCGGTGGGTCGTCGTCGACCCCGACCTCGTGCGCAAGGCACGCAAGAGGGAGCTCGGCCTGCTGGAGCCGGTCGACGCGCTGGCGGTGGCGCTGACCGGCACGGCCGAGGTCGACGGGGAGACGGTGGAGGCCGTGCCCACGGGCGCGCTGGCCGCCCTCCGTGACCGTCTCACCGCCGCGACAGCCCCCGTCGACGCACCCGAAGGTCTTCGCGCGACCTTGCGTGACTATCAGCTGCGGGGCCTCGCCTGGCTGGATCTCATGACCTCGCTCGGCCTCGGGGGCTGCCTCGCCGACGACATGGGACTGGGCAAGACCGTCACCGTGATCGCCCTGCATCTGCGCCGGGCGCGCACCGCGCCGACGCTCGTCGTCTGCCCGGCGTCGCTGCTCGGCAACTGGCAGCGGGAGATCACCCGCTTCGCCCCTGACGTCCCCGTCCGGCGGTTCCACGGCGCCGGCCGCACCCTCGAGACGCCGGACGGCGGCTTCGTCCTGACCACGTACGGCACGATGCGCAGCAGTGCTGAGCGACTGGCCTCGCACGACTGGGGAATGGTGGTGGCCGACGAGGCCCAGCACGTGAAGAACCCCTTCTCGGCGACCGCCAAGGCGCTGCGCACGATCCCCACCCCCGCCCGTGTCGCCCTGACCGGCACCCCCGTCGAGAACAACCTCTCCGAGCTGTGGGCGCTGCTGGACTGGACGACCCCGGGGCTCCTCGGTCCGCTCAAGGCCTTCCGCTCCCGCCACGCCCGCCTCGTGGAGAACGGCGAGGACGACGACGCCGTGGAGCGGCTCGCCCGGCTCGTCCGCCCGTTCCTGCTGCGCCGTAAGAAGTCCGACCCGGGCATCGTGCCCGAGCTGCCCCCGAAGACGGAGTCGGACCATCCGGTGCCGCTCACCCGTGAGCAGGCCTCCCTCTACGAGGCCGTGGTGCGGGAGACGATGGCGGCGATCGAGGCCGCGGAGGGCATCGCTCGCCGTGGCCTGGTGATGAAGCTGCTCACGGCCCTCAAGCAGATCTGCAACCACCCCGCCCAGTTCCTCAAAGAGTCCGGCGGCGGCCGGGGCGCCGGGGCCTGGAGCGAGGGAGACTCCCGGAGCGGCGCCCGTTCCGGGAGCGGTGGCGCTTCCGTCCGGCTGGCCGGCCGCTCGGGGAAGCTCGCGCTCCTCGACGAACTGCTGGAGACGATCCTGTCGGAGGACGGCTCCGTCCTCGTCTTCACGCAGTACGTCTCCATGGCCCGCCTGCTCTCCGCGCACCTCACCTCCCGCGCGATCCCCAGTCAGTTGCTCCACGGCGGGACGCCGATCACCGAGCGCGAGCGCATGGTCGACCGGTTCCAGTCGGGCGAGGTTCCGGTGTTCATCCTGTCGCTCAAGGCCGCGGGCACCGGGCTGAACCTCACCCGGGCCGGCCATGTGATCCACTACGACCGCTGGTGGAACCCGGCCGTGGAGGAGCAGGCGACCGACCGCGCCTACCGCATCGGCCAGACGCAGCCCGTGCAGGTCCACCGGCTCGTCACCGAGGGCACGGTCGAGGACCGCATCGCGGAGATGCTCGCCTCCAAGCGCGCACTGGCGGACGCGGTGCTGGGATCCGGAGAAGCGGCGCTGACCGAGCTCACCGACCGTGAACTGGCCGACCTCGTCTCCCTGCGGAGGCCCGCATGACCCCCCGCGCGCACGGTGGCCCCCGCTCCCGGCCGGCAGCGCCGTCCGGCTCCCACGACGACCAGCGCCGTACGTTCCCCCCGATCGAGCCGCTCGCCGGCGAAGAGGCGGCCACGACATGGTGGGGCAACGCCTGGGTGGAGGCGCTCGAGGACACCGCCCTCGACCCCGCCCGCCTGGTGCGCGGCCGTGCCTATGCCGCCCGCGGCAACGTCGCCGCGATCACGGTGACGCCCGGCAAGGTCATGGCGTACGTGCAGGGCAGCCGGCCCCGTCCGTACCGCACGGAGATCCGCCTGCGTACGCTCGGCGACGACGACTGGGACGACTTCCTCGCCGCGGCGGCGGCCCGGCCCGACCACATGGCGGCCCTGCTCGACAAGGACGTTCCCCAGACGCTGGCGGCCGCCGTCGAGCTGCCGCCGACGCCCGGGGACCTGATCCCCGACTGCTCCTGCCCGGACGACGGCTACCCCTGCAAGCACGCCGCCGCGCTCTGCTACCAGACCGCCAGGCTGCTGGACGAGGACCCGTTCGTGCTGTTCCTGATGCGCGGCCGCGGCGAACGGGAGATCCTCGCGGCGCTCTCCCGCCGCAACGCCGCCCGTTCGGCGGCCGAGCACACCGCGGCCGCGGCCGCCGCCCCGCAGGCCACCGTGCCCGCGAGCGAGGCGGTCGCCCCCGGCGCCGTACTGCCGCCCCTGCCGCCGCCCTTCCCGGCACCGCGACGTGCGGGCCGTCCTCCGGCCTATCCGCACGCGCCCGGAGCTCCCGACCCGCTCGCCCTGGACCTGCTGGCCTGCGAGGCGGCCGCCCGCGCCCACACCCTCCTGACCACCGGTCGCGACCCCGTCGCAGCGCTGAACCGGTGGGAGGACGCCGTCCGGCTGGCCGCCGCCCATCCCGGCTCCGGACTGACCGCCTCCACCCGCGCCCTCTACCGCGACCTCGCCGCGGCGGCCGACCGCACGCCCACCGACCTGGCACGCGCCGTCGCCGCGTGGCGGCAGGGCGGTCCGGCGGCCCTCTCCGTGCTGGAGGAACCGTGGGATCCGCCCGCCGGCCCCTTCGACCGGGCGCGCCCTGCCCTGGCCGCCGCGGACTTCCCCGGCTTCAGACCCTGGCGCAATCAGCTCTCCACGCGCTCTCTCCAGCTGAGGCTCGGCCGTGACGGCCTCTGGTACGGGTACGAGTCGGACCCGGACCGCGAGGACTGGTGGCCGCGCGGAACGCCCGACACCGACCCCGTCGGAGCGCTCGCCGCGCTCCTCGGCAGGTGACGGCGTAGCGGCCGGCCGCCGGAAAGGCGGCGTCAGAAGTCCGCCAGCGTCGGTTCGTCGAGCCTGGCGACCGAGTCCTGGGCGTACGCGGTGACGTACGCGTCACGGATCCTTTCGATCTGCGGGTCACGGGTCCGGGCCTCGGCCGCCGGATACAGCAGGATCAGCTCGTACGAACGCTCGCGTTCCACCACGCCGTTGGAGTCCCGCCACTGGCCGCGGCCCTCCTGGATGGTCAGCCCGGCAGGGAAGTGGGGCG
Coding sequences within:
- a CDS encoding tetratricopeptide repeat protein, yielding MSNSNPETHVIDYRAAEQLLAARDPRGAVKLLDSVIAAHPENTAARLLRARAFFLGAQLRPAELEFELVLEREPDNAYAHFALARTFERAGKPEQAKRHFRLAAALDPNPEYLKAARFETE
- a CDS encoding slipin family protein; protein product: MIEELAVAGVTVATGLVAYAMAAARVVKQYERGVVFRLGRLHGDVRRPGFTMIVPAVDRIRKVNMQIVTMPVPAQEGITRDNVTVRVDAVVYFRVIDAANAVIEVEDYRFAVSQMAQTSLRSIIGKSDLDDLLSNREKLNQGLELMIDSPAVGWGVQIDRVEIKDVSLPETMKRSMARQAEADRERRARVINADAELQASKKLAQAAGEMSKQPAALQLRLLQTVVAVAAEKNSTLVLPFPVELLRFLERAAPQPGEPAEQGRQGEVAGADAAPSPEVEAAAGEAGLPLAAGIGEDAAAAGSLPADEVPPMVTGGGEDAVEEDASPTGSSRVGDVPPMVAGPGAVS
- a CDS encoding SWIM zinc finger family protein, yielding MTPRAHGGPRSRPAAPSGSHDDQRRTFPPIEPLAGEEAATTWWGNAWVEALEDTALDPARLVRGRAYAARGNVAAITVTPGKVMAYVQGSRPRPYRTEIRLRTLGDDDWDDFLAAAAARPDHMAALLDKDVPQTLAAAVELPPTPGDLIPDCSCPDDGYPCKHAAALCYQTARLLDEDPFVLFLMRGRGEREILAALSRRNAARSAAEHTAAAAAAPQATVPASEAVAPGAVLPPLPPPFPAPRRAGRPPAYPHAPGAPDPLALDLLACEAAARAHTLLTTGRDPVAALNRWEDAVRLAAAHPGSGLTASTRALYRDLAAAADRTPTDLARAVAAWRQGGPAALSVLEEPWDPPAGPFDRARPALAAADFPGFRPWRNQLSTRSLQLRLGRDGLWYGYESDPDREDWWPRGTPDTDPVGALAALLGR
- a CDS encoding DoxX family protein, with amino-acid sequence MSTGTPSTSAASLPSASAASAASAASAASVGTAAAAGPDRRTHLAVRTLQIVLALFFAVASAGPKLVGHSSAAESFDRIGYGDWYMYLVGGLELAGAVALVIPILSGISALALMGLMIGAFATQLTVFDGKNALTPVIFFALLAVVAVVRRRHNAELVAFVRDRV
- the coaE gene encoding dephospho-CoA kinase, which codes for MLTVGLTGGIGAGKSEVSRLLASYGAVVVDADKIAREVVEPGTPGLAAVVDAFGPEVLTDDGGLDRPKLGSIVFADPERLATLNSIVHPLVGARSRELEQAAGPDDVVVHDVPLLTENKLQSLYDLVVVVDASQDTQLDRLVRLRGMAESEARSRMAAQATREERLAIADLVIDNDGPLEKLEPQVREVWQELTRRAASGRAQG
- a CDS encoding DEAD/DEAH box helicase, whose amino-acid sequence is MSSDTRAVTDTGTAALRAVAAVFLPAALPREGRVAFWDPRGRALPGADSEITVVRPDEGDTDGADVRSATVPAVVMTVADAAPLLIAARHDPAAHPAAACWGAAVLHALHLVARGRLLPGLTSSDHDAWRAGPLDADDIAQLRAIAAAMPYEAHAVPADGPPPLRLPEPEALVRALFDAVADSLPRTPAAEFAAGAPFAAAAPQHLPGAREWAAEAAAGMDAGVRVSLRLDLSAYEFFDTTPDGGAAERNAAAALVQVHSLADPTLVMDAARLWAGAGDEHFGPRARIDTVLALRRAARAWQPLARLLERDVPDVLPLREDELYELLGPGAARLDAAGVAVHWPKELARTLTAAAVVRSAPGSATDGTPFFDSEQLLTFDWQLALEGDPLTEREMDALAESHRPIVRLRDRWVVVDPDLVRKARKRELGLLEPVDALAVALTGTAEVDGETVEAVPTGALAALRDRLTAATAPVDAPEGLRATLRDYQLRGLAWLDLMTSLGLGGCLADDMGLGKTVTVIALHLRRARTAPTLVVCPASLLGNWQREITRFAPDVPVRRFHGAGRTLETPDGGFVLTTYGTMRSSAERLASHDWGMVVADEAQHVKNPFSATAKALRTIPTPARVALTGTPVENNLSELWALLDWTTPGLLGPLKAFRSRHARLVENGEDDDAVERLARLVRPFLLRRKKSDPGIVPELPPKTESDHPVPLTREQASLYEAVVRETMAAIEAAEGIARRGLVMKLLTALKQICNHPAQFLKESGGGRGAGAWSEGDSRSGARSGSGGASVRLAGRSGKLALLDELLETILSEDGSVLVFTQYVSMARLLSAHLTSRAIPSQLLHGGTPITERERMVDRFQSGEVPVFILSLKAAGTGLNLTRAGHVIHYDRWWNPAVEEQATDRAYRIGQTQPVQVHRLVTEGTVEDRIAEMLASKRALADAVLGSGEAALTELTDRELADLVSLRRPA
- a CDS encoding DUF6343 family protein encodes the protein MRTGSEPVTARSPLRMRFWLGMWGLIWTVGGTIAFAWVGRTGWAIACGVLFLVVAVDLIMVVRHIRQGPHYQPGRDIPPYDPPYDPDRR